Proteins co-encoded in one Kribbella qitaiheensis genomic window:
- a CDS encoding serine/threonine-protein kinase, giving the protein MSGEVLAGRYRLLTLLGQGGAGEVWQAEDQVLARPVAVKLLRRLEGDLMDATERFRTEAQSAARLLHPNVVATYDVGTADGQVFLVMELVNGPDLAKLLRSGGLPPVKLVADIAVQGARALDAAHAAGIVHRDVKPGNLLLAPDGTLKITDFGIAQAVGLDGATGPVLLGTAAYVSPEQVKGERATPASDWYSLGCVLYELLAGLPPFVGENFEAVMRQHLEDVPVPIVVRRPEVSAGLGDLVTRLLAKAPGARPGSAAEVIRYLNQPAADEGTRVLAVLPAAEAHGASADAADAEPGADLVPGLKLEAESEPERSHRRRGFPLAKSIVAVAVVLVGVVIAALLKEGVGDSTAQARDVPTPPAVTKVTTKPKPTPTPSKTPSKTPTKKPKATPTPQTRVSQLHALAGLLRQTQEGKGARTAREAAKDLDSAAEALADGDDDKAAEKFNDARQRLVNAQREGRWQATPQIVVLFNTLSRTMPRSEHQPGNNNNE; this is encoded by the coding sequence GTGAGCGGCGAGGTTCTCGCAGGGCGCTACCGGTTGCTGACGTTGCTGGGGCAAGGTGGTGCGGGCGAGGTCTGGCAGGCCGAGGACCAGGTGCTGGCCCGGCCGGTCGCGGTCAAGCTGCTGCGGCGACTGGAAGGCGACCTGATGGACGCCACCGAGCGGTTCCGCACCGAGGCCCAGTCCGCTGCCCGCCTGCTGCACCCGAATGTGGTCGCGACCTACGACGTCGGTACTGCGGACGGCCAGGTGTTCCTGGTGATGGAGCTCGTCAACGGACCCGACCTGGCGAAGCTCCTGCGCAGCGGCGGTCTCCCACCGGTCAAGCTGGTCGCGGACATCGCAGTACAGGGTGCGCGTGCGCTCGACGCGGCGCATGCCGCCGGGATCGTGCACCGGGACGTGAAGCCGGGCAACCTGCTGCTGGCGCCGGACGGCACCCTCAAGATCACCGACTTCGGTATTGCGCAGGCAGTTGGCCTGGATGGTGCCACCGGACCAGTGCTGCTCGGCACAGCCGCTTACGTGTCGCCCGAGCAGGTCAAGGGCGAGCGGGCGACGCCGGCCAGCGACTGGTACTCGCTGGGCTGCGTGCTTTACGAGCTGCTCGCAGGATTGCCGCCGTTCGTCGGTGAGAACTTCGAAGCCGTAATGCGTCAGCACTTGGAAGACGTGCCCGTACCGATCGTCGTACGCCGTCCCGAGGTGAGCGCTGGTCTCGGGGACCTCGTGACAAGGCTGCTGGCCAAGGCACCTGGCGCTCGGCCAGGCTCTGCCGCCGAGGTGATCCGCTACCTCAACCAGCCCGCCGCGGACGAAGGCACCCGCGTACTGGCCGTCCTGCCTGCTGCTGAAGCCCACGGCGCCTCAGCCGATGCGGCAGACGCTGAGCCCGGGGCGGATCTTGTCCCGGGGCTGAAGCTGGAAGCTGAATCAGAGCCTGAGCGCAGCCACCGCCGGCGGGGGTTCCCGCTCGCCAAGTCGATCGTGGCGGTCGCGGTGGTCCTGGTCGGCGTGGTGATCGCTGCGCTGCTCAAGGAAGGTGTCGGTGACTCGACGGCCCAGGCGCGCGACGTACCGACTCCGCCTGCCGTCACCAAGGTGACGACGAAGCCGAAGCCCACCCCGACGCCGTCGAAGACACCATCGAAGACGCCCACGAAGAAGCCGAAGGCCACACCGACTCCGCAGACGCGGGTCAGCCAGCTGCATGCGCTCGCCGGGCTGTTGCGGCAGACCCAGGAGGGTAAGGGCGCGAGGACGGCCCGGGAGGCGGCGAAGGATCTCGACAGCGCCGCCGAGGCGCTGGCCGACGGTGACGACGACAAGGCCGCGGAGAAGTTCAACGATGCCCGGCAGCGGCTGGTCAACGCTCAGCGAGAGGGCCGTTGGCAGGCGACGCCGCAGATCGTCGTGCTCTTCAACACGCTCAGCAGGACGATGCCCAGGTCCGAACACCAGCCGGGCAACAACAACAACGAGTAA
- a CDS encoding peptidylprolyl isomerase has protein sequence MKRSFIPALIVTTLVAATLTTTTASAAPAVRGGHKQPTVQCQFTPTPENPAAKPVTVPPATALAKGTVDVYFLTNFGPFVVRMDRANAPCGVASFVHLTTSDFYDRTQCFRLTNSARLGVLQCGDIYRQEEGGPGYKFADEVTGQETYPRGTVAMGNQGPGTNGSEFFVVHSFANIPPNYTVLGHVVYGMATFDRMVKAGIADPDQDGPPVHPIRLLKVFTLG, from the coding sequence ATGAAGCGATCATTCATCCCTGCCCTGATCGTGACGACGCTGGTCGCCGCCACGCTGACCACGACCACCGCCTCGGCCGCGCCCGCAGTACGGGGTGGTCATAAACAGCCGACCGTGCAGTGTCAATTCACGCCGACTCCGGAGAATCCGGCGGCCAAGCCGGTCACCGTGCCACCGGCGACGGCGCTCGCGAAGGGCACCGTCGATGTGTACTTCCTGACGAACTTCGGGCCGTTCGTGGTCCGGATGGACCGGGCGAACGCGCCCTGTGGCGTGGCCAGCTTCGTGCATCTGACCACGAGCGACTTCTACGACCGGACCCAGTGCTTCCGGCTGACCAACTCCGCGCGGCTCGGCGTCCTGCAGTGCGGTGACATCTACCGCCAGGAGGAAGGCGGACCGGGGTACAAGTTCGCCGACGAGGTGACCGGCCAGGAGACCTACCCGCGCGGCACTGTTGCCATGGGCAACCAAGGTCCGGGCACGAACGGCAGTGAGTTCTTCGTCGTGCACTCGTTCGCCAACATCCCGCCGAACTACACCGTCCTCGGCCATGTCGTCTACGGGATGGCCACCTTCGACCGGATGGTCAAGGCCGGCATCGCCGACCCGGACCAGGACGGCCCGCCGGTCCACCCGATCCGCCTGCTGAAGGTCTTCACCCTCGGCTGA
- a CDS encoding VOC family protein: MAVKLGAIGQISRPVSDITAAVEWYRDVLGLPHLYTFGDLAFFDCDGTRLYLSAAENPDRVEEPSVLYFRVDDIRAAYDALTSRGVTFETDPHLIHKHDSGMEEWMAFFPDPDGHLLALMSQVHPPAD, translated from the coding sequence ATGGCGGTCAAGCTAGGAGCGATCGGGCAAATCTCCCGCCCGGTCAGCGACATCACGGCAGCAGTCGAGTGGTACCGCGACGTGCTCGGCCTCCCACACCTCTACACCTTCGGCGACCTGGCCTTCTTCGACTGCGACGGCACCCGGCTGTACCTCAGCGCCGCAGAGAACCCGGACCGGGTCGAGGAGCCTTCAGTCCTCTACTTCCGCGTCGACGACATCCGAGCGGCGTACGACGCCCTCACGTCCCGGGGCGTCACCTTCGAGACCGACCCGCACCTGATCCACAAGCACGACTCCGGCATGGAGGAATGGATGGCCTTCTTCCCCGACCCCGACGGCCACCTACTCGCGCTCATGTCCCAGGTGCACCCACCCGCCGACTGA
- a CDS encoding HpcH/HpaI aldolase/citrate lyase family protein — MADEKSTGKAFRSRRSCLATPGSNPRFLEKAKGLDADQVFLDLEDSVAPIAKVDARKNIVAALNEGGWGSKTRVVRVNDWSTEWTYADVIEVVSGAGANLDCIMLPKVQTAEQVVALDLLLTQLEKVHGLEQGRLGIEAQIENALGLTNVNAIAAASPRVETIIFGPADFMASINMKSLVVGEQPPGYDVGDAYHYILMQILMAARAYGKQAIDGPYLQIKELEGFRRVAGRSAALGFDGKWVLHPDQIAAANEVYSPRQEDYDHSENILDAYDHYTSAAGGARGAVMLGDEMIDEASRKMALVISAKGRAAGMARTDVWKPED; from the coding sequence ATGGCTGACGAGAAGAGCACCGGCAAGGCCTTCCGGAGCAGGCGTTCCTGCCTGGCGACCCCGGGGTCGAACCCGCGGTTCCTGGAGAAGGCGAAGGGGCTGGACGCCGACCAGGTGTTCCTCGACCTGGAGGACTCGGTCGCGCCGATCGCCAAGGTGGACGCCCGGAAGAACATCGTCGCGGCCCTGAACGAAGGCGGCTGGGGTTCGAAGACGCGGGTGGTCCGGGTGAATGACTGGAGCACCGAATGGACCTACGCCGATGTCATCGAGGTCGTCTCGGGAGCCGGTGCGAATCTCGACTGCATCATGCTGCCGAAGGTGCAGACCGCCGAGCAGGTGGTCGCGCTCGACCTGCTGCTGACCCAGTTGGAGAAGGTGCACGGGCTCGAGCAGGGCCGGCTCGGGATCGAGGCGCAGATCGAGAACGCGCTCGGGCTGACGAACGTGAACGCGATCGCTGCCGCGTCGCCGCGGGTCGAGACGATCATCTTCGGGCCGGCCGACTTCATGGCGTCGATCAACATGAAGTCGCTGGTGGTGGGGGAGCAACCGCCCGGGTACGACGTCGGCGACGCCTACCACTACATCCTGATGCAGATCCTGATGGCGGCTCGCGCGTACGGCAAGCAGGCGATCGACGGGCCGTACCTGCAGATCAAGGAACTGGAAGGGTTCCGCCGGGTCGCCGGCCGATCCGCCGCGCTCGGTTTCGACGGCAAGTGGGTGCTGCACCCGGACCAGATCGCGGCGGCGAACGAGGTGTACTCGCCGCGGCAGGAGGACTACGACCATTCCGAGAACATCCTCGACGCCTATGACCACTACACCTCGGCCGCCGGCGGCGCCCGCGGCGCGGTGATGCTCGGCGACGAGATGATCGACGAGGCAAGCCGCAAGATGGCACTCGTCATCTCCGCCAAGGGCCGGGCGGCAGGCATGGCCCGCACCGACGTCTGGAAGCCCGAAGACTGA
- a CDS encoding magnesium transporter MgtE N-terminal domain-containing protein, with protein sequence MSGSPSRVYIARLAGLPVYDPNGDQVGKVRDVIVMLRQGNQPPRVLGLVVEVFTRRRIFLPMTRVTSVDVGHVITTGLVNMRRFEQRATEVLVLGELLDRTVTIRETGASAVVFDLAMEQWRTRDWVLSKVAVTEGAKRFRRRGQSHVLDWVDVSDLGQAEEGQGATHMLAAFESMKPADLAGVLHELSPKRRKEIAAALDDERLADVLEELPEDDQVEILAGLDTERAADVLEEMSPDDAADLIAELPTEIAERLLTLMEPDEAEDVRRLLTYEERTAGGLMTSEPVILPADATVADALAHVRNAELSPALAAMIYVCRPPLETPTGRFVGVGHIQRLLREPPSALVSGVLDTDLDGLRADDSLHAVSKYLATYNLVAAPVLDDEGRLLGAVTVDDVLDHLLPADWRDSEKQEVDHHAP encoded by the coding sequence ATGAGTGGCTCACCGTCGCGCGTCTATATCGCCCGGCTGGCCGGTCTCCCGGTGTACGACCCGAACGGGGACCAGGTCGGCAAGGTTCGCGATGTCATCGTGATGCTCAGACAGGGCAACCAGCCGCCGCGGGTCCTCGGGCTGGTGGTCGAGGTGTTCACCCGGCGGCGGATCTTCCTGCCGATGACCCGGGTGACGTCGGTCGACGTCGGGCACGTGATCACCACCGGGCTGGTGAACATGCGGCGATTCGAGCAGCGGGCGACCGAAGTACTGGTGCTCGGTGAGCTCCTGGACCGCACGGTCACCATCCGCGAGACCGGCGCCTCCGCTGTCGTGTTCGACCTGGCGATGGAGCAATGGCGGACCCGCGACTGGGTGCTGTCGAAGGTCGCTGTCACCGAGGGCGCCAAGCGGTTCCGGCGACGCGGGCAGTCGCACGTGCTGGACTGGGTGGACGTCAGCGATCTCGGTCAGGCCGAGGAGGGTCAGGGCGCCACCCACATGCTGGCCGCGTTCGAGTCGATGAAGCCCGCCGACCTTGCCGGCGTACTGCACGAGCTTTCGCCCAAGCGGCGCAAGGAGATCGCGGCCGCGCTGGACGACGAGCGGCTGGCCGACGTACTGGAGGAACTGCCCGAGGACGACCAGGTGGAGATCCTGGCCGGCCTGGACACCGAACGTGCGGCGGACGTGCTGGAGGAGATGTCGCCCGACGACGCCGCCGACCTGATCGCGGAACTGCCGACCGAGATCGCCGAGCGGCTGCTCACGCTGATGGAGCCGGACGAGGCCGAGGACGTCCGGCGGCTGCTGACGTACGAGGAGCGCACGGCCGGCGGTCTGATGACCTCCGAGCCGGTGATCCTGCCGGCCGACGCCACTGTCGCCGACGCGCTGGCGCACGTCCGCAATGCCGAGTTGAGTCCTGCGCTGGCCGCGATGATCTACGTCTGCCGGCCGCCGTTGGAGACGCCGACCGGGCGGTTCGTCGGGGTCGGCCACATCCAGCGCCTGCTGCGCGAACCGCCGTCCGCGTTGGTCTCGGGGGTGCTCGACACCGATCTCGACGGGCTGCGGGCGGACGACAGTCTGCATGCCGTGAGCAAGTACCTCGCGACGTACAACCTGGTGGCGGCGCCGGTCCTGGACGACGAAGGCCGGCTGCTCGGCGCGGTCACGGTGGACGACGTACTCGACCATCTGCTCCCTGCCGACTGGCGCGACTCCGAGAAGCAGGAGGTGGACCACCATGCCCCGTGA
- a CDS encoding DUF1003 domain-containing protein, which produces MPRDDRSTDDRRLMRPADRLDIPRELRRTIVRRRAYDADAFGRMSERIARFLGTGQFLVYMTATILLWVGWNIFAPEHLRWDQYPFIFLTLALSLQASYAAPLILLAQNRQEARDRVQYERDRDVDARSRADMEFLAREMAALRMSIGEVATRDFLRSELRSLLAELDRTPEDDRV; this is translated from the coding sequence ATGCCCCGTGACGACCGCAGTACCGATGACCGCAGGCTGATGCGCCCCGCCGACCGGCTGGACATCCCGCGCGAACTCCGCCGCACGATCGTCCGGCGGCGCGCGTACGACGCGGACGCGTTCGGGCGGATGTCGGAACGGATCGCCCGGTTCCTCGGCACCGGCCAGTTCCTGGTCTACATGACCGCGACGATCCTGCTCTGGGTCGGCTGGAACATCTTCGCGCCGGAGCACCTGCGCTGGGACCAGTACCCGTTCATCTTCCTGACCCTGGCGCTCAGCCTGCAGGCGTCGTACGCCGCGCCGCTGATCCTGCTCGCCCAGAACCGCCAGGAAGCCCGCGACCGGGTCCAGTACGAACGCGACCGCGACGTCGACGCCCGCAGCCGCGCCGACATGGAGTTCCTGGCCCGCGAGATGGCCGCCCTCCGGATGTCCATCGGCGAAGTGGCCACCCGGGACTTCCTCCGCTCCGAACTCCGTTCCCTGCTCGCCGAACTGGACCGGACCCCCGAGGACGACCGCGTCTGA
- a CDS encoding Mrp/NBP35 family ATP-binding protein has product MGLTADQVTVALGSVMDPEIKKPITELGMVDSVVVREDGVVAVRILLTVSGCPMKDTLRRDTTAAVSALDGVTGVEIDLGVMSTEQRAALQTQLRGGVAEKEIPFARADSLTKVFAIASGKGGVGKSSVTVNLAVAMAAKGLSVGVLDADIYGHSIPAMFGVADERPTAVDDMIMPVPAHGVKVISIGMLKPKRDQVVAWRGPILDRALVQMLADVYWGDLDVLLLDLPPGTGDIAISVGQRLTSAEVIVVTTPQEAAAEVAERAGTMAQMVHQRVAGVIENMSFLPCPHCGPEHRIEIFGSGGGTRVAETLSKRLGYDIPLLGEIPLDERLRSGGDDGNPLSVANPETPAAQVLDQIATRLGGKPRGLLGRQLGLSPVGR; this is encoded by the coding sequence ATGGGTCTTACTGCTGATCAGGTGACGGTTGCGCTCGGTTCCGTGATGGATCCGGAGATCAAGAAACCGATCACCGAACTCGGGATGGTCGACTCCGTCGTCGTCCGCGAGGACGGCGTCGTCGCGGTACGGATTCTGCTGACCGTCTCGGGTTGCCCGATGAAGGACACGCTGCGGCGCGACACGACCGCCGCGGTGAGCGCGCTCGACGGCGTCACCGGGGTGGAGATCGACCTCGGCGTGATGTCGACCGAGCAGCGGGCCGCGTTGCAGACGCAGTTGCGTGGCGGCGTGGCCGAGAAGGAGATCCCGTTCGCGCGGGCGGACTCGCTGACCAAGGTGTTCGCGATCGCGTCCGGCAAGGGTGGCGTCGGCAAGTCGTCGGTGACGGTGAACCTGGCGGTCGCGATGGCGGCCAAGGGGCTGAGCGTCGGCGTACTGGACGCGGACATCTACGGGCACTCGATCCCGGCGATGTTCGGCGTCGCGGACGAGCGGCCGACCGCCGTGGACGACATGATCATGCCGGTGCCCGCGCACGGCGTGAAGGTGATCTCGATCGGCATGCTGAAGCCCAAGCGCGACCAGGTGGTCGCCTGGCGCGGCCCGATCCTGGACCGCGCGCTGGTGCAGATGCTGGCCGACGTCTACTGGGGCGACCTCGACGTCCTGCTGCTCGACCTGCCGCCCGGTACCGGTGACATCGCGATCTCGGTCGGCCAGCGGCTGACCAGCGCCGAGGTGATCGTCGTGACCACCCCGCAGGAGGCCGCCGCCGAGGTGGCCGAGCGGGCCGGCACGATGGCGCAGATGGTGCACCAGCGGGTGGCCGGCGTGATCGAGAACATGTCCTTCCTGCCCTGCCCGCACTGCGGCCCCGAGCACCGGATCGAGATCTTCGGCTCCGGCGGCGGCACCCGGGTCGCGGAAACCCTCTCCAAGCGCCTCGGCTACGACATCCCGCTGCTCGGCGAGATCCCGCTGGACGAGCGCCTCCGCAGCGGCGGCGACGACGGCAACCCGCTCTCGGTCGCCAACCCCGAAACCCCCGCCGCCCAGGTCCTCGACCAGATCGCCACCCGCCTGGGCGGCAAACCCCGAGGCCTCCTCGGCCGCCAGCTAGGCCTCTCCCCCGTCGGCCGCTGA
- a CDS encoding GNAT family N-acetyltransferase, whose protein sequence is MPFPPEHPVLTDGVVTLRAPGPDDLAGAIERYLESPGGSFGAEDARRWVTYGITEAWAAGSQLVFVIEYDGRYAGSVGLKPDSMGNASVHFGLAAWAQGAGVAARAVRLVLEFGFETCGFHVIHWWAAAGNWPSRRVAWATGFRAGPTIEGLAEMAGRRTDAWTGWILPGDRREARQRWLEVPVLETSRIRLRTWRDDEIDRITTARTNQATAHFLPFIPQPFAAEDARWWLKDMAEQAAAGRRFNWCIADASTDLGLGNLTLFNLGPDGDGELGYWAHPDAQGRGIMTEAIRTVASWFFAAPADNSTAADRAPVAGSGFGGARLVIRTAATNKAARKVAESAGFRHAGTEREAFRLSTHPDDRVTYDLLASDQVASSGAMPSST, encoded by the coding sequence GTGCCGTTTCCGCCTGAGCATCCGGTCCTGACCGATGGCGTGGTGACGCTTCGGGCGCCGGGTCCCGATGACCTCGCCGGCGCGATCGAGCGCTATCTCGAGTCGCCTGGTGGGAGTTTCGGCGCGGAGGACGCGCGCCGGTGGGTGACTTATGGCATCACCGAGGCGTGGGCCGCGGGGAGCCAGCTCGTGTTCGTCATCGAGTACGACGGCCGATACGCCGGGTCGGTCGGGCTGAAGCCTGACTCGATGGGGAACGCGAGTGTTCATTTCGGGTTGGCCGCATGGGCTCAGGGTGCTGGGGTTGCCGCGCGGGCGGTGCGGTTGGTGCTGGAGTTCGGGTTCGAGACTTGTGGGTTCCACGTCATCCACTGGTGGGCAGCAGCCGGGAACTGGCCGTCCCGCCGGGTGGCCTGGGCGACCGGGTTCCGGGCGGGCCCGACGATCGAGGGACTGGCCGAGATGGCGGGGCGTCGTACGGATGCTTGGACCGGGTGGATCCTGCCTGGCGATCGGCGCGAGGCGCGGCAGCGCTGGTTGGAGGTTCCGGTGCTCGAGACGTCGCGGATCAGACTACGGACCTGGCGCGACGACGAGATCGACCGGATCACGACGGCGAGGACCAATCAGGCGACAGCGCATTTCCTGCCGTTCATCCCGCAGCCGTTCGCCGCGGAAGATGCGCGCTGGTGGTTGAAGGACATGGCCGAGCAGGCGGCAGCGGGCCGACGGTTCAACTGGTGCATCGCGGACGCCTCGACCGACCTCGGACTCGGCAATCTCACCCTGTTCAACCTCGGCCCCGACGGCGACGGCGAACTCGGCTACTGGGCCCACCCCGACGCCCAGGGCCGCGGCATCATGACCGAAGCAATCCGCACTGTAGCCTCCTGGTTCTTCGCGGCACCCGCTGACAACTCAACCGCCGCCGACCGGGCTCCCGTCGCGGGGAGCGGCTTCGGCGGCGCCCGTCTCGTGATCCGTACGGCGGCAACGAACAAGGCCGCCCGTAAAGTCGCCGAGTCAGCCGGCTTCCGCCACGCCGGCACCGAACGCGAGGCATTCCGGTTGTCCACCCACCCCGACGACCGAGTCACCTACGACCTCCTGGCCTCCGACCAGGTCGCGAGCAGTGGTGCCATGCCTTCTTCGACGTAG
- a CDS encoding TetR/AcrR family transcriptional regulator, whose translation MPEGPRVFVAEARATPVTSNHSNTLTTATPRSISSTSAASVPSRSRRSRPRAAEVSPSSVYRYFGTKEGTLVADEFETR comes from the coding sequence GTGCCGGAAGGCCCGCGGGTGTTCGTCGCCGAAGCGCGGGCCACTCCGGTCACTAGCAACCACAGCAACACGTTGACCACCGCGACGCCGCGCTCGATCAGTTCGACGAGCGCGGCGTCGGTACCGTCACGATCGAGGAGATCGCGGCCCCGCGCGGCGGAGGTCTCGCCGTCGTCGGTCTACCGGTACTTCGGGACCAAAGAAGGGACCCTGGTCGCCGACGAGTTCGAGACACGATGA
- a CDS encoding sec-independent translocase yields MFGVGPLELVVIAIVAVLVFGPDRLPEFARTAGKLLRQVRQMVNNAQNDLREELGPEFADLDVRDLNPRSFVRKHLLEGMDDDDFDKPVSNSMDTMDTPQRLPVGQRAPYDPEST; encoded by the coding sequence ATGTTCGGCGTGGGGCCACTTGAGCTCGTCGTGATCGCGATCGTCGCCGTGCTCGTCTTCGGCCCCGACCGGCTGCCGGAATTCGCCCGGACGGCGGGCAAGCTGCTGCGCCAGGTCCGGCAGATGGTCAACAACGCCCAGAACGACCTGCGCGAAGAACTCGGCCCGGAGTTCGCCGACCTCGACGTCCGCGACCTGAACCCGCGCAGCTTCGTCCGCAAGCATCTCCTCGAGGGCATGGACGACGACGACTTCGACAAGCCCGTCTCCAACTCGATGGACACGATGGACACCCCGCAGCGCCTACCAGTCGGCCAACGCGCCCCGTATGACCCCGAATCCACCTGA
- a CDS encoding S1C family serine protease: protein MTQRSFGRPEPVESGFRPAYPGQAWPTRQPTYTPPPPLDWHQQQARAYTPVAPPKGNRTVLIAAIVALIVGLIAGTGAAVSVVALDNNSGPIDNPSGPAIGVGTDPKIRTGSVSAVAATLLPSVVQLKVDGSDNSSATGSGFAIDDAGHILTNNHVVAAAAKGGSIQVVTQKGKTATARLVGRSPAYDLAVVQVIGLEAPSVQFGQSELAVVGQDVVAIGSPLGLAGTVTSGIVSAKNRPVTAGGEGEISYINALQTDAAINPGNSGGPLVDMNARVIGINSAIATVRGAEEGTSGSIGLGFAIPIDQARRTAQQLIESGKAFYPVIGANVDMQFEGGARVSEVTAGSPAARAGLRTGDVITKINSLVVDTAEGLIVAIRTHRPGERVRLDFERGGRPTQVNITLGQQTG, encoded by the coding sequence GTGACGCAGCGGAGCTTCGGACGCCCCGAGCCGGTCGAAAGCGGGTTCCGCCCGGCGTACCCGGGCCAGGCCTGGCCGACCCGGCAGCCGACGTACACGCCGCCTCCGCCCCTCGACTGGCACCAGCAGCAGGCTCGCGCGTACACCCCGGTGGCGCCACCGAAGGGCAACCGGACCGTCCTCATCGCCGCGATCGTCGCGCTCATCGTCGGCCTGATTGCCGGCACCGGCGCGGCCGTGAGCGTGGTCGCGCTCGACAACAACAGCGGCCCCATCGATAACCCGAGCGGCCCCGCGATCGGCGTTGGCACCGACCCGAAGATCCGCACCGGCTCGGTCTCGGCCGTCGCTGCGACCCTGTTGCCGAGCGTCGTCCAGCTGAAGGTCGATGGGTCCGACAATTCGAGCGCGACCGGTTCCGGGTTCGCGATCGACGACGCCGGCCACATCCTGACCAACAACCACGTCGTCGCGGCCGCGGCCAAAGGTGGCTCGATCCAGGTGGTGACGCAGAAGGGCAAGACGGCGACCGCCCGGCTCGTCGGCCGCTCACCGGCGTACGACCTGGCTGTTGTGCAGGTGATCGGGCTGGAAGCGCCTTCGGTCCAGTTCGGCCAGTCGGAGCTCGCGGTCGTCGGCCAGGACGTGGTCGCGATCGGGTCGCCGCTCGGCCTGGCGGGTACCGTCACCTCCGGGATCGTCTCGGCCAAGAACCGTCCGGTCACGGCCGGCGGCGAGGGCGAGATCTCGTACATCAACGCGCTGCAGACCGACGCGGCGATCAACCCGGGCAACTCGGGTGGGCCGCTGGTCGACATGAACGCGCGGGTGATCGGGATCAACTCCGCGATCGCGACCGTGCGTGGCGCCGAGGAAGGGACCAGCGGCAGCATCGGGCTGGGCTTCGCGATCCCGATCGACCAGGCCCGGCGGACGGCGCAGCAGTTGATCGAGTCCGGCAAGGCGTTCTACCCGGTGATCGGCGCGAACGTGGACATGCAGTTCGAAGGCGGTGCGCGGGTGAGTGAAGTGACCGCGGGATCGCCGGCGGCGCGCGCCGGGCTGCGGACCGGCGATGTGATCACCAAGATCAACAGCCTGGTGGTGGACACCGCGGAAGGGCTGATCGTGGCGATCCGCACCCATCGCCCGGGGGAGCGCGTCCGGCTCGACTTCGAGCGCGGCGGACGGCCGACCCAGGTCAACATCACCCTCGGCCAGCAGACGGGCTGA
- a CDS encoding transcriptional regulator codes for MSLSRLAVLVSTALIGFGLPMPAAAVVPLAAREDSPTAVNWLERAAAAPDRVSYHGTQIITSWGPTGASSAMLDIVHAASQGSEISVVGSGSSPGAKAFVQRANHTEGPTVDGGPLALLRATYELVYKCCTDTIGRAAVLVEALRGDKTLAARFWIDKATGLLLQRELFGPDGKTMVRATVFTDLDIEDSEFIGHLPPMAPGGVEAVGMNKVDSLRSQGWTCSPSLPSDLQLYDVHQDTASKSLQFSYSDGLFNVSLFEQRGELDPSAVAGYTGITTEEGARVYQRYGMPSYAMWSSDGIVYTLVGDLPYDQLTKVVAAFPHQPPPTVTAVQRVGTGLAKMAKWLTPMGALSWKLG; via the coding sequence GTGAGCCTCTCCCGGCTCGCCGTCCTGGTCAGCACCGCACTGATCGGCTTCGGCCTGCCCATGCCCGCAGCGGCCGTCGTACCGCTGGCTGCCCGTGAGGATTCGCCGACCGCGGTCAACTGGCTGGAACGTGCCGCGGCCGCGCCCGACCGGGTTTCGTACCACGGCACGCAGATCATCACGTCCTGGGGACCGACCGGGGCGAGCTCGGCGATGCTCGACATCGTGCACGCCGCTTCGCAGGGATCAGAGATCAGCGTGGTCGGCTCTGGGTCGTCACCAGGCGCCAAGGCGTTTGTGCAGCGGGCGAATCACACAGAGGGTCCCACTGTCGATGGCGGCCCGCTCGCGCTGCTCAGAGCGACGTACGAGCTGGTCTACAAGTGTTGCACCGACACGATCGGGCGGGCCGCCGTACTGGTGGAGGCGCTGCGAGGCGACAAGACGCTGGCCGCGCGCTTCTGGATCGACAAGGCGACCGGGTTGCTGCTGCAGCGGGAACTGTTCGGTCCGGACGGCAAGACGATGGTCCGGGCGACCGTGTTCACCGATCTGGACATCGAGGACTCCGAGTTCATCGGGCATCTGCCGCCGATGGCGCCGGGTGGGGTGGAGGCGGTCGGGATGAACAAGGTCGACAGCCTTCGCTCGCAGGGCTGGACATGCTCCCCTTCGCTGCCGTCCGACTTGCAGCTGTACGACGTACATCAGGACACCGCCAGCAAGTCCCTGCAGTTCTCGTACTCCGACGGGCTGTTCAACGTGTCCCTCTTCGAGCAGCGTGGGGAGCTGGATCCGTCGGCCGTCGCCGGGTACACGGGGATCACCACGGAGGAGGGAGCGCGGGTCTACCAGCGCTACGGGATGCCGTCGTACGCCATGTGGTCCTCCGATGGAATCGTCTACACACTGGTCGGCGACCTGCCGTACGACCAGCTCACCAAGGTGGTCGCCGCCTTCCCGCACCAGCCGCCACCGACGGTGACAGCTGTCCAACGGGTGGGAACCGGACTGGCCAAAATGGCGAAGTGGCTCACGCCGATGGGTGCGCTCTCCTGGAAGCTGGGATAA